In one Nicotiana tomentosiformis chromosome 6, ASM39032v3, whole genome shotgun sequence genomic region, the following are encoded:
- the LOC104115175 gene encoding uncharacterized protein: MVDGGKKNANNPDPKRGILSNDNTQPVDTQISSESFPGKDPELYRNQCMVPADDRLFFNDAFETQLVNLCGENQFLDFGGETQVVDFGGETQVVDFGGETQVVDFCSETQRVDLGGETQVVEDHDGLQNERIRTSEKCNVEVAVDSEGSDRTEVLCDTEELSDDDSMKHSSIDQVKFTKSSNSNTGDKSSISQSDVLSNDKHQSGSLQRGFTSIRAASVRASGLAAYDMSHKGTKGSTWSIKNDNLLEQESAGQNGTSMVGPQSEVRKELNPNACEEYDEQMNDVGNGNRCKVGSSAVRKLFRDEILVEIKGSEDGNNDAQKTVDLPQFAYEDGLAGLSYVDSQEPGEESQANALDVVDKFLKLNPLDFDQHIDFGKSSIGKSKFVSAAKGTKSLARRAAGIADAEGEIFDWDDNREDEGGGEFFQKKKELLVGRSPATEPPKRVSLDPLRRGVKGSGEKEKHPLSSKKLKGSPRSDSRLLSSRSRVKSELSKSRSRKNFIKKLDEQLNSGAGDGMIDDGNGDDVPDMLNVGLDTQIAAEAMQTLCFGAPVLENDCSNEKKGDKTLTDGSCKDRIDDESLSKRRSSKKKARSSRMSMSTMQKDARLVEENYQERVKQQKSIKKQGNEEQGARLKMIKPNMTKLHASRGREEEIRQEERPPKASAGSMSVKDCHSTPVAHRTRQHQVESQPKRRLSATATFDRSGTDAEACETLMDRSTLATNQTANLRNMESTWASLSAVDYPKGRRSHRKMPTMGQETTIQSCRRSKRLRGDQTSTSINVSTKKRKCSSECTLPDIASSERGSHKKLLQEGIDKRHLDGNSTNDAFADGSAKTILHKSIKDSNRKTNVEITRSVDEAQGTESSTGEQCKASASACTTPTNSKIQKNAVSPICMGDEYHKQSCRKNMSRSSLLREITSLHSTGTQIGSTIKDSRKRREMTNVRVLFSQHLDADIIKQQKKILARLGASSVSCMSDATHFVADEFVRTRNVLEAIAVGKPVVTHLWLESCGQASCLIDEKNYILRDARKEKEFGFSMPVSLARACQHPLLQGYRVFTTPNTKPGKDILASLVKAVHGLAVERLGRSVMKEEVVPDDLLVLSCEEDYEVCIPFLEKGSTVYSSELLLNGIVTQRLEFDRYSLFTDYVKRTRSTVWVKKNNNQYLAVAKCK; this comes from the exons ATGGTAGACGGTGGAAAAAAGAATGCGAACAATCCTGACCCGAAAAGGGGTATTTTGAGTAATGACAATACACAACCAGTGGACACTCAAATTTCATCCGAGTCATTCCCAG GGAAGGATCCTGAGTTGTACCGTAACCAATGTATGGTTCCTGCTGATGACCGTCTTTTCTTCAATGATGCCTTTGAGACCCAACTTGTAAATCTTTGTGGTGAAAACCAGTTTTTGGATTTCGGTGGTGAAACACAAGTGGTGGATTTCGGCGGTGAAACGCAAGTTGTGGATTTTGGTGGTGAAACACAAGTGGTGGATTTTTGTAGTGAAACTCAACGGGTGGATTTAGGTGGTGAAACCCAAGTGGTGGAAGATCATGATGGTCTACAAAATGAACGCATCCGGACTTCTGAAAAGTGCAACGTCGAAGTTGCCGTAGATAGTGAAGGAAGTGATAGAACTGAGGTCTTGTGCGATACTGAAGAGTTATCAGATGATGATTCAATGAAACACAGTTCTATTGATCAGGTGAAGTTTACTAAAAGCAGCAATTCCAACACAGGTGATAAGAGTTCGATTTCACAATCAGATGTTCTAAGCAATGACAAGCATCAATCAG GATCTCTGCAACGAGGGTTTACTTCAATCCGTGCTGCATCTGTCAGGGCTTCTGGTTTGGCTGCTTATGACATGAGCCATAAAGGGACAAAAGGAAGTACATGGTCTATTAAAAATGACAATCTTCTGGAGCAGGAAAGTGCAGGCCAAAATGGGACATCTATGGTTGGACCTCAATCTGAAGTCAGGAAGGAGCTTAACCCGAATGCTTGTGAGGAGTATGACGAACAAATGAATGATGTAGGTAATGGAAACCGATGCAAAGTTGGTAGTTCAGCTGTGAGGAAACTTTTCAGAGATGAGATACTTGTTGAAATTAAAGGGTCAGAAGATGGCAACAATGATGCTCAGAAGACAGTGGACTTGCCTCAATTTGCCTATGAAGATGGATTGGCAGGTTTAAGTTATGTAGATTCTCAAGAACCTGGAGAGGAGTCTCAGGCCAATGCACTAGATGTTGTTGACAAGTTTCTTAAGCTCAATCCTTTGGATTTTGATCAACATATTGACTTTGGGAAGTCCTCCATTGGAAAATCGAAATTTGTCTCTGCTGCAAAAGGGACAAAAAGTTTGGCTCGGAGAGCAGCGGGAATTGCAGATGCAGAGGGTGAGATTTTTGATTGGGATGACAATCGTGAAGATGAAGGAGGTGGAGAGTTTTTCCAGAAGAAAAAGGAACTTCTTGTTGGCAGGAGTCCTGCTACTGAACCTCCGAAGCGTGTTTCACTTGATCCCTTAAGACGGGGAGTTAAAGGCAGTGGAGAAAAGGAAAAGCACCCGTTGAGCAGCAAAAAGTTGAAGGGTTCCCCCCGTTCTGATTCTAGGTTATTGTCTAGTAGAAGTAGAGTGAAAAGTGAGTTATCAAAGTCCAGATCTAGAAAAAACTTTATTAAGAAGCTGGATGAACAACTGAATTCGGGGGCTGGTGATGGAATGATTGACGATGGTAATGGAGACGATGTTCCTGACATGCTAAATGTTGGTTTAGATACTCAAATAGCTGCTGAAGCTATGCAAACATTATGCTTTGGAGCTCCTGTGCTGGAAAATGATTGTAGCAATGAGAAGAAAGGTGATAAGACATTGACGGATGGTTCTTGCAAAGATCGAATTGATGATGAGAGTCTGTCAAAGCGAAGGTCCTCCAAGAAAAAAGCACGATCTTCAAGAATGTCCATGAGCACAATGCAGAAGGATGCCAGATTAGTTGAAGAGAACTATCAAGAAAGAGTGAAACAACAGAAAAGTATCAAGAAGCAAGGCAATGAAGAACAAGGGGCCCGATTAAAAATGATCAAGCCAAATATGACGAAACTCCATGCTTCAAGGGGAAGAGAAGAAGAGATAAGACAGGAGGAAAGACCACCAAAAGCAAGCGCAGGTTCCATGTCTGTCAAGGATTGTCACTCCACACCTGTAGCTCATCGAACTAGGCAGCACCAGGTAGAGAGTCAACCAAAAAGACGTCTGTCTGCCACTGCCACTTTTGATAGAAGCGGGACAGATGCTGAGGCTTGTGAGACTTTGATGGATCGAAGTACACTTGCTACCAATCAAACTGCCAACCTAAGAAATATGGAATCAACATGGGCCAGCCTTTCTGCTGTAGACTATCCCAAGGGAAGAAGAAGTCACCGGAAGATGCCTACCATGGGGCAAGAGACCACTATTCAATCTTGTAGAAGGTCAAAGAGATTAAGAGGTGACCAGACAAGTACTTCAATTAATGTCAGCACAAAAAAGAGAAAGTGTTCATCTGAATGCACTCTCCCCGATATTGCATCCTCAGAGAGGGGGTCTCATAAGAAGCTCTTACAGGAAGGCATAGATAAAAGACATCTGGATGGTAACAGCACTAATGATGCTTTTGCTGATGGAAGTGCAAAAACAATTCTACATAAGTCCATAAAAGATTCTAATAGGAAAACTAATGTAGAGATAACAAGATCTGTTGATGAAGCACAAGGAACAGAATCTTCAACAGGAGAGCAGTGTAAAGCGTCAGCTTCAGCGTGCACCACTCCCACCAATTCAAAAATCCAGAAGAATGCTGTGTCACCTATTTGTATGGGTGATGAGTATCATAAACAATCGTGCAGGAAGAATATGTCAAGATCATCTCTTTTGAGAGAAATCACTTCCTTACATTCTACTGGAACACAAATTGGCTCCACCATAAAAGATTCTAGGAAGAGGCGAGAAATGACTAATGTTCGAGTCTTGTTCAGTCAGCACCTGGATGCAGATATTATTAAACAGCAAAAGAAG ATCTTAGCCCGGTTAGGAGCCTCAAGCGTATCATGTATGTCCGATGCCACTCATTTTGTGGCTGATGAATTTGTTCGCACTAGAAACGTGCTAGAAGCTATTGCTGTAGGGAAACCTGTGGTGACACATCTATGGCTTGAGAGTTGTGGACAAGCTAGCTGTCTTATTGATGAGAAAAATTATATCTTGAGAGatgcaagaaaagaaaaagagttcGGCTTCAGCATGCCAGTTTCATTAGCACGAGCATGCCAACATCCCCTTTTACAG GGATATAGAGTTTTTACCACTCCAAATACAAAGCCTGGTAAAGATATATTGGCAAGTTTGGTGAAGGCAGTTCATGGTTTG GCAGTGGAGCGACTTGGTAGATCGGTTATGAAAGAGGAAGTTGTTCCTGACGATCTTCTAGTTTTATCTTGTGAAGAAGACTATGAAGTTTGCATCCCTTTCCTTGAGAAAG GATCAACAGTATATAGTTCGGAGCTCCTATTGAATGGGATAGTTACTCAGAGACTGGAGTTTGACAG GTACAGCCTCTTCACAGATTATGTTAAGAGAACTCGTTCAACAGTATGGGTGAAGAAAAATAACAATCAATACCTCGCTGTTGCGAAATGCAAATAA
- the LOC104115174 gene encoding uncharacterized protein, protein MMDCNKEEAIRARGIAEKKMENRDFIGAKKLLSKAQELFPNLENIAQMVLVCDVHCSAENKTFGNERNWYDILKVEPTADDSLIRKQYRKLALLLHPDKNKFPGAADAFTLIGEAQMVLLDREKRMLYNNRRIPSGRSQVPMQQTSSSQPDIRSHPWVQNKFNVKSEFMNQHDTQSGVPRSQPTFWTVCPFCSVKYKYYKTMLNKLLWCQNCKKSYTGHEVNASDATPGTSRSQPTSKKNDTTNQDHIKVSSQYTCMSPATKRRSQKKAADEFIQSKLPSEVGRESNSNGNSENAYGKINKEGLSGECKRKNTKRKKISVESSENCDSSTSIDSEEDVNFEECDHPPGQNSQCLGDQKRRRYTRSRQRVTYCANLSGEEEEEEDPSIQNLSETATPNEEKKKLKESLSSEESLQNTEQEAENANARAAVPEKGCGQTFDLPSDLGPSIMTEPESFEYPDPDFNDFEKDREESCFKVGQVWAVYDTLDAMPRFYAVIRKIFSPAFKLRITWLEPDPLDKNETKWLSEGFPASCGRFKLGNSEYAEDHPMFSHLACAKNESSCSNTMKIFPRQGETWAIFKDWDMNWYSHIESKKKYNYEFVEVLSDYADDIGAHVAYLGKVKGFTCLFHRAATKLGESGQFLIPAKEIFRFSHRVPSFKMTGMERNDVPEGSFELDPASLPIDQLGISVSADLDVEHGNAYNDVSCPRSPAKRVRREAPSLPKSNAGFENYLFSSMNSEPMAKSDKDISPLDMMEQWDDKPHDVLSPADGVEVKLKSEGDTSSVDLKGKSEGNAHPADRQSRINLGNNLSLDQRETANCMMYSRMDSVNSAENCIASVANEVPEPEFHNFDVERSLEKFQVGQFWAIYGDEDAMPRYYGQIKKIDPFPNFTLHVAWFYACPPPKGIIQWRDKTMPISCGMFKFKNRKLNTYTETNAFSHQVGPQPMEKKGVYKIFPRTGEVWAVYKNWSAQLKCDKLEDCEYEIVEVVDVTDKYVSLKFLIQVNGFKSVYKPQVEEEANGTVKISLAEQLRFSHQIPAFRLTEERGGIVRGFWEFDPAAMPVYFLCTD, encoded by the coding sequence ATGATGGACTGCAACAAAGAAGAGGCGATCAGGGCTAGAGGGATTGCTGAAAAGAAGATGGAAAATAGAGATTTCATTGGAGCTAAAAAGCTTTTATCTAAAGCCCAGGAGCTCTTTCCTAATCTGGAAAACATTGCGCAGATGGTTTTGGTTTGTGACGTGCATTGCTCTGCGGAGAATAAAACTTTTGGAAACGAGAGAAACTGGTACGATATTCTTAAAGTGGAGCCAACAGCTGATGATTCTCTTATCAGGAAGCAATACCGCAAGTTAGCTCTCTTGCTACATCCTGATAAGAACAAGTTCCCTGGTGCAGCTGATGCCTTTACGCTGATTGGTGAAGCTCAAATGGTGCTTTTGGATAGAGAAAAACGAATGTTGTATAACAATAGACGCATTCCTTCAGGAAGATCTCAAGTACCAATGCAGCAAACAAGCAGCAGCCAGCCAGATATCAGGTCACATCCTTGGGTACAAAACAAGTTCAATGTCAAATCAGAATTCATGAATCAGCACGACACTCAATCAGGAGTTCCTAGAAGCCAACCAACTTTTTGGACCGTATGCCCATTCTGTTCTGTTAAGTATAAGTATTATAAGACCATGCTGAATAAGCTTTTGTGGTGTCAAAATTGTAAAAAGTCCTACACAGGTCATGAAGTAAATGCTTCAGATGCAACACCCGGAACCAGTAGGAGTCAGCCTACTTCCAAGAAGAATGATACAACAAACCAAGATCATATTAAAGTTAGCTCCCAATACACTTGTATGAGCCCTGCAACCAAGAGAAGAAGTCAGAAGAAGGCTGCTGATGAATTTATACAGTCAAAACTTCCCTCAGAGGTTGGTCGGGAGTCTAATAGCAATGGAAACTCGGAAAATGCATATGGAAAAATTAATAAGGAGGGCTTATCAGGGGAATGTAAAAGGAAAAACACAAAGAGAAAGAAGATATCAGTAGAATCTAGTGAAAATTGTGATTCATCAACGAGCATAGATTCTGAAGAAGATGTAAATTTTGAAGAGTGTGATCATCCGCCTGGGCAGAATTCTCAATGTCTTGGTGACCAGAAACGGCGAAGATATACTCGGTCCAGACAGCGTGTCACTTACTGCGCGAATCTAAgtggtgaagaagaagaagaagaagacccTTCGATTCAGAATTTGTCTGAGACAGCAACTCCCAATGAAGAGAAGAAGAAACTAAAGGAAAGTTTGTCCTCTGAAGAGAGCTTGCAGAACACAGAGCAGGAAGCTGAGAATGCAAATGCAAGAGCGGCTGTACCTGAAAAAGGCTGTGGACAAACCTTTGATCTTCCCTCAGATCTAGGGCCTTCTATTATGACTGAGCCAGAATCATTTGAATATCCGGACCCAGATTTTAATGATTTTGAAAAGGATAGGGAGGAATCTTGCTTTAAGGTTGGACAAGTATGGGCTGTTTATGATACTCTGGATGCCATGCCGAGATTCTATGCAGTCATCAGGAAGATTTTCTCTCCTGCATTTAAGTTGCGCATTACTTGGTTAGAGCCCGATCCGCTGGATAAAAATGAAACCAAATGGCTATCTGAGGGCTTTCCAGCTTCTTGTGGTAGGTTCAAATTGGGAAACTCAGAATATGCTGAAGATCATCCTATGTTCTCACATTTGGCCTGTGCAAAAAATGAAAGCAGCTGTTCCAATACGATGAAGATATTTCCACGGCAAGGAGAAACTTGGGCAATCTTTAAAGATTGGGATATGAACTGGTATTCTCATATTGAGAGCAAGAAAAAGTACAATTATGAGTTTGTTGAGGTGCTGTCAGACTATGCTGATGATATTGGTGCTCATGTTGCATACTTGGGTAAAGTAAAAGGCTTCACTTGTCTTTTTCATCGAGCTGCAACAAAACTAGGGGAAAGTGGCCAGTTTCTAATTCCTGCAAAGGAGATATTTAGATTCTCTCATAGAGTTCCTTCATTTAAGATGACAGGCATGGAGAGGAATGATGTTCCTGAAGGATCCTTCGAACTAGACCCTGCTTCTTTACCCATTGACCAACTAGGCATTTCTGTGTCTGCAGATCTTGACGTCGAGCATGGGAATGCATACAATGATGTCTCTTGTCCTAGATCTCCAGCAAAGAGGGTGAGGCGAGAGGCACCTTCTTTGCCAAAATCAAACGCAGGGTTTGAAAACTATCTGTTTTCTTCAATGAATTCGGAACCGATGGCAAAGTCTGATAAAGATATATCACCTCTAGACATGATGGAACAATGGGATGATAAGCCACATGACGTTTTATCTCCTGCAGATGGGGTGGAAGTGAAGCTAAAATCCGAAGGAGATACATCTTCTGTTGATCTGAAGGGGAAGTCTGAAGGAAATGCACATCCCGCTGATAGACAATCCAGAATTAACTTGGGAAATAATTTATCCTTAGACCAAAGAGAGACAGCTAACTGTATGATGTACAGTCGCATGGATTCAGTAAATTCTGCAGAAAACTGTATTGCATCAGTAGCTAATGAGGTTCCTGAACCCGAATTCCACAACTTTGATGTTGAGAGATCACTGGAGAAGTTTCAAGTTGGTCAATTTTGGGCAATTTACGGTGATGAAGATGCCATGCCGAGATACTATGGCCAGATAAAGAAGATAGATCCTTTCCCTAATTTTACCTTGCACGTGGCTTGGTTTTATGCCTGTCCACCACCTAAAGGCATAATACAGTGGCGTGATAAAACAATGCCAATTAGTTGTGGAATGTTTAAGTTTAAAAATAGAAAGCTGAACACATATACGGAAACCAATGCTTTTTCGCATCAAGTAGGACCACAACCTATGGAGAAGAAGGGTGTCTACAAGATCTTCCCCAGAACAGGTGAAGTTTGGGCAGTTTATAAAAACTGGAGTGCTCAGCTGAAATGTGACAAACTGGAAGATTGTGAGTATGAAATTGTTGAAGTTGTGGATGTTACTGATAAGTACGTATCCTTAAAGTTCCTAATACAGGTAAATGGTTTTAAgtctgtctacaagcctcaagTGGAAGAAGAGGCAAATGGAACGGTGAAAATATCTCTAGCCGAGCAGCTCAGGTTCTCTCATCAAATTCCTGCTTTTCGCCTGACAGAAGAGAGAGGTGGCATCGTGCGAGGTTTCTGGGAGTTCGATCCAGCAGCAATGCCTGTTTATTTCCTTTGTACAGACTGA